A window of the Halobacterium hubeiense genome harbors these coding sequences:
- a CDS encoding GNAT family N-acetyltransferase encodes MYARDAKKHEEVWLLDRLDEFGFEDPAFRSRDYVLAIDGETNERAGFARLRVHTTDDGSVCEFTNIGVREEWRGRGVGAHLLEHLVEDARDQGFEAAYALTDEPAYLAQFGFECVPAEDLPEPLPDRLDATREYQPDAVPVRLAFADFEIPQRLRERFAESEADSDDETEPPESAEDFGIDPDSATYKYDTGGT; translated from the coding sequence ATGTACGCCCGCGACGCGAAGAAACACGAGGAGGTGTGGCTGCTCGACCGCCTCGACGAGTTCGGGTTCGAGGACCCGGCGTTCCGCTCGCGGGACTACGTGCTCGCCATCGACGGGGAGACCAACGAGCGCGCCGGGTTCGCGCGGCTTCGCGTCCACACGACCGACGACGGGTCGGTCTGCGAGTTCACGAACATCGGCGTCCGCGAGGAGTGGCGCGGCCGCGGCGTCGGCGCGCACCTCCTCGAACACCTCGTGGAGGACGCCCGCGACCAGGGCTTCGAGGCGGCGTACGCGCTCACCGACGAGCCGGCGTACCTCGCGCAGTTCGGGTTCGAGTGCGTGCCCGCCGAGGACCTCCCGGAGCCGCTCCCGGACCGCCTCGACGCCACCCGCGAGTACCAGCCCGACGCGGTGCCGGTGCGGCTGGCGTTCGCGGACTTCGAGATTCCCCAGCGGCTCCGCGAGCGGTTCGCCGAGAGCGAAGCGGACAGCGACGACGAGACCGAGCCGCCGGAGTCCGCGGAGGACTTCGGCATCGACCCCGACTCGGCGACGTACAAGTACGACACGGGCGGAACGTAA
- a CDS encoding acyl-CoA mutase large subunit family protein produces MFDDEDLAEIRESREEWEAESLSPTLDRFGERKDEFRTDTGGQSVDALYTPADVADLDYEEDLGFPGEDPYTRGVYPTMYRGRLWTMRQYAGFGTPEETNERFHYLLDEGQTGLSMAFDLPTQMGYDSDATMAQGEVGKSGVAIDTLRDFEKVFDGIPLDEVSTSMTINAPASVLLAMYIAVGDQQGVDREELRGTIQNDILKEYIARNTYIFPPEPSMRIITDIFEFCARETPKFNTISISGYHIREAGATAAQEIAFTLGDGIEYVETALDAGLDVDEFAPQLSFFFNAHNNIFEEVAKFRAARRMWAKIMEERFDAQNPKSKQLKFHTQTAGSTLTAQQIDNNIVRVGYQALAAVLGGTQSLHTNGKDEALSIPTEESVRTALRTQQILAHESGAADTIDPLAGSYYVESLTDEVEAEAREILDDVESRGGMRQAVEDQWVQRQIQDVAFERQQEIEEGERVIVGVNEFEVEEDEPEVDIEEVTEEDERRKVEQVESVKAERDEEAVEAALAALKEAAEGEENVMPYIVDAVKAYASVGEICNALRDVFGEHQPGAAL; encoded by the coding sequence ATGTTCGACGACGAGGACCTCGCGGAGATTCGCGAGTCCCGCGAGGAGTGGGAGGCGGAGTCGCTGTCTCCCACGCTCGACCGGTTCGGAGAGCGCAAAGACGAGTTCCGCACGGACACCGGCGGGCAGTCCGTCGACGCCCTCTACACGCCGGCGGACGTCGCGGACCTCGACTACGAGGAAGACCTCGGGTTCCCGGGCGAAGACCCGTACACGCGGGGCGTCTACCCGACGATGTACCGGGGGCGGCTGTGGACGATGCGCCAGTACGCCGGCTTCGGCACGCCCGAGGAGACCAACGAGCGCTTCCACTACCTCCTCGACGAGGGGCAGACCGGCCTCTCGATGGCGTTCGACCTCCCGACGCAGATGGGCTACGACTCCGACGCCACGATGGCCCAGGGCGAGGTCGGGAAGTCCGGGGTCGCCATCGACACGCTCCGGGACTTCGAGAAGGTCTTCGACGGCATCCCGCTGGACGAGGTGTCCACGTCGATGACCATCAACGCGCCCGCCAGCGTCCTGCTGGCGATGTACATCGCGGTCGGCGACCAGCAGGGCGTCGACCGCGAGGAGCTGCGGGGGACCATCCAGAACGACATCCTCAAGGAGTACATCGCGCGCAACACCTACATCTTCCCGCCGGAGCCGTCGATGCGCATCATCACGGACATCTTCGAGTTCTGTGCTCGGGAGACGCCGAAGTTCAACACCATCTCCATCTCGGGGTACCACATCCGGGAGGCGGGCGCGACCGCCGCCCAGGAAATCGCGTTCACGCTCGGGGACGGCATCGAGTACGTGGAGACCGCGCTGGACGCCGGCCTCGACGTGGACGAGTTCGCGCCACAGCTCTCGTTCTTCTTCAACGCCCACAACAACATCTTCGAGGAGGTCGCGAAGTTCCGCGCCGCCCGCCGGATGTGGGCGAAGATTATGGAGGAGCGCTTCGACGCGCAGAACCCCAAGAGCAAGCAGCTGAAGTTCCACACGCAGACCGCGGGCTCGACGCTGACCGCCCAGCAGATCGACAACAACATCGTGCGCGTCGGCTACCAGGCGCTGGCGGCAGTGCTGGGCGGCACGCAGAGCCTCCACACGAACGGGAAGGACGAGGCGCTGTCGATTCCGACCGAGGAGTCCGTGCGGACTGCGCTGCGGACCCAGCAGATTCTCGCCCACGAGTCCGGCGCCGCGGACACCATCGACCCGCTGGCGGGGAGCTACTACGTCGAGAGCCTCACCGACGAGGTGGAGGCGGAGGCCCGCGAGATTCTCGACGACGTGGAGTCCCGCGGCGGGATGCGGCAGGCCGTCGAGGACCAGTGGGTGCAACGCCAGATTCAGGACGTGGCGTTCGAGCGCCAGCAGGAAATCGAGGAGGGGGAGCGCGTCATCGTCGGCGTCAACGAGTTCGAGGTCGAGGAGGACGAGCCCGAGGTGGACATCGAAGAGGTCACCGAGGAGGACGAGCGCCGGAAAGTCGAGCAGGTCGAGTCCGTGAAAGCCGAGCGCGACGAGGAAGCCGTCGAGGCCGCGCTCGCCGCGCTGAAAGAGGCCGCGGAGGGCGAGGAGAACGTGATGCCGTACATCGTGGACGCGGTGAAGGCGTACGCCAGCGTCGGCGAAATCTGTAACGCGCTCCGGGACGTGTTCGGCGAGCACCAGCCCGGCGCCGCGCTGTAG
- a CDS encoding oxidoreductase, with protein MFNDSGWTADDLPDESGRTVVVTGANSGIGYEATKAFAARGAHVVMACRSVERGEDAKREIEAEYPGASLTVRELDLADLDSVAAFADWYETEYDSLNVLANNAGVMAIPRSETADGFETQFGVNHLGHFALTGRLLDVLRRTSGETRVVTQSSMAHENGEIDFEDLQHEQAYDKWEAYGQSKLANLLFAYELDRRLRAANASVTSVACHPGFAATNLQLRGPEAEGSRLRLLAMKAANAVLAQSAEAGAWPLLYAAAHSSIDGGEYVGPGGLLNARGHPEEQESNERSRDEGTARRLWSVSEDLTSVSFDLPEPADD; from the coding sequence ATGTTCAACGACAGCGGCTGGACCGCCGACGACCTGCCCGACGAGTCTGGGCGCACCGTCGTCGTCACGGGCGCGAACAGCGGCATCGGCTACGAGGCGACGAAGGCGTTCGCGGCGCGCGGCGCGCACGTCGTCATGGCGTGTCGCAGCGTCGAGCGCGGCGAGGACGCCAAGCGGGAAATCGAGGCCGAGTACCCGGGCGCGTCGCTGACCGTCCGCGAACTCGACCTCGCGGACCTCGACTCCGTGGCGGCGTTCGCCGACTGGTACGAGACGGAGTACGACTCGCTGAACGTGCTCGCGAACAACGCCGGCGTGATGGCGATTCCGCGCTCGGAGACCGCCGACGGCTTCGAGACGCAGTTCGGCGTCAACCACCTCGGGCACTTCGCGCTCACCGGCCGCCTCCTCGACGTCCTGCGGCGGACCAGCGGCGAGACGCGCGTCGTCACGCAGTCCAGCATGGCCCACGAGAACGGCGAAATCGACTTCGAGGACCTCCAGCACGAGCAGGCGTACGACAAGTGGGAGGCCTACGGCCAGTCGAAGCTCGCGAACCTCCTGTTCGCGTACGAACTCGACCGCCGGCTGCGCGCCGCGAACGCCAGCGTCACCAGCGTCGCCTGCCACCCCGGGTTCGCCGCGACGAACCTCCAGCTTCGCGGCCCCGAGGCCGAGGGGTCGCGGCTCCGCCTGCTCGCGATGAAGGCCGCCAACGCCGTGCTCGCGCAGAGCGCCGAAGCCGGCGCGTGGCCGCTGCTGTACGCCGCAGCCCACTCGTCTATCGACGGCGGCGAGTACGTCGGTCCCGGCGGCCTGCTGAACGCGCGCGGCCACCCCGAGGAACAGGAATCCAACGAGCGCTCCCGCGACGAGGGGACCGCGCGCCGCCTCTGGTCGGTCTCCGAGGATCTCACCAGCGTCTCCTTCGACCTGCCCGAGCCGGCCGACGACTGA
- the mce gene encoding methylmalonyl-CoA epimerase produces the protein MHVDHIGVVTDDADALAELYGTLFDAPAVHEELLDGLRVVFLELGENSYFELLEPVEADTDVGAYLDREGPGIHHVALATEDIEAALATAREAGVALIDDEPREGAWGHEIAFLHPRDTGGALVEFVQH, from the coding sequence ATGCACGTCGACCACATCGGCGTCGTCACCGACGACGCGGACGCCCTCGCGGAACTGTACGGGACGCTGTTCGACGCGCCCGCCGTCCACGAAGAACTGCTGGACGGCCTCCGGGTCGTCTTCCTCGAACTCGGCGAGAACAGCTACTTCGAGCTACTCGAACCGGTCGAAGCCGACACCGACGTCGGCGCGTACCTCGACCGCGAGGGGCCGGGCATCCACCACGTCGCGCTCGCGACCGAGGACATCGAAGCCGCGCTCGCGACGGCCCGCGAGGCGGGCGTCGCTCTCATCGACGACGAGCCACGGGAAGGCGCGTGGGGACACGAAATCGCGTTCCTCCACCCGCGGGACACGGGCGGCGCGCTCGTGGAGTTCGTCCAGCACTAG
- a CDS encoding NUDIX hydrolase, whose protein sequence is MSSSGWNRVRRRLAGLERDYGAFDVVEEETVVPRAVYTDCLQAAEAGSLGGARVVLRHDDEVLLVRYGDHPDAWDFPGGSTERGESHEDTAKFRVHDDVGATCSLTGVARVIEQSFALVEDGDGVTGLWVFFEGETAERDLALSEEILEARWFDAADPPDAVGPHVAAILDG, encoded by the coding sequence GTGTCGTCTAGCGGCTGGAACCGGGTTCGCCGACGGCTCGCCGGCCTCGAACGAGACTACGGGGCGTTCGACGTCGTCGAGGAGGAGACGGTCGTGCCGCGCGCCGTCTACACCGACTGCCTGCAGGCCGCCGAAGCGGGGTCGCTGGGTGGCGCGCGCGTCGTCCTCCGCCACGACGACGAGGTGTTGCTCGTGCGCTACGGCGACCACCCCGATGCGTGGGACTTCCCGGGCGGCTCGACCGAGCGCGGCGAGTCCCACGAGGACACGGCGAAGTTCCGCGTGCACGACGACGTCGGCGCGACGTGTTCGCTGACCGGCGTCGCGCGCGTCATCGAGCAGTCGTTCGCGCTCGTGGAGGACGGTGACGGCGTCACCGGCCTGTGGGTGTTCTTCGAGGGCGAGACCGCCGAGCGCGACCTCGCGCTGTCCGAGGAGATTCTGGAAGCGCGGTGGTTCGACGCCGCGGACCCGCCGGACGCCGTCGGCCCGCACGTCGCCGCGATTCTCGACGGCTAG
- a CDS encoding FAD-dependent oxidoreductase: protein MDETAVSVRAVRDAGAHTVAVVFESPDGFAAEPGQFVQVFGEFEGEREGRFYTLSSPDVEETFEITVEVDPEGTLGPWLASRDPGDEVVVSGPFGDDYYEGEDSVVVLAGGPGVGPAVAVGERALADGADVTVVYQDDEPVHEDRLAALANAGARVVFVADGVDAAVKSLTGPADAVPFVYGFAGFCEAAVDALDAAGFDTDAAKVESFGPAP, encoded by the coding sequence ATGGACGAGACAGCAGTTTCGGTTCGGGCGGTCCGCGACGCGGGCGCGCACACCGTCGCCGTGGTGTTCGAGAGTCCCGACGGGTTCGCGGCCGAACCCGGCCAGTTCGTACAGGTGTTCGGCGAGTTCGAGGGCGAGCGCGAGGGGCGCTTCTACACGCTCTCCTCGCCGGACGTCGAGGAGACCTTCGAGATTACGGTCGAAGTCGACCCCGAGGGGACGCTGGGCCCGTGGCTGGCCTCGCGCGACCCCGGCGACGAGGTCGTCGTCTCCGGGCCGTTCGGCGACGACTACTACGAGGGCGAGGACAGCGTCGTCGTGCTCGCGGGCGGTCCCGGCGTCGGGCCGGCGGTCGCGGTGGGCGAGCGCGCGCTCGCGGACGGCGCCGACGTCACCGTCGTCTATCAGGACGACGAACCCGTCCACGAGGACCGGCTCGCGGCGCTCGCGAACGCCGGGGCGCGCGTCGTCTTCGTCGCGGACGGCGTCGACGCCGCGGTCAAGTCGCTGACCGGGCCCGCGGACGCCGTGCCGTTCGTCTACGGGTTCGCGGGGTTCTGCGAGGCCGCGGTGGACGCGCTCGACGCCGCCGGCTTCGACACCGACGCCGCGAAAGTCGAGAGCTTCGGGCCGGCGCCGTAG
- a CDS encoding 2-oxoacid:acceptor oxidoreductase subunit alpha, with protein MHDDLNWAIGGEAGDGIASTGKIFAQALSRAGRHVFTSKDFASRIRGGYTAYKVRTSVDEVQSVVDRLDVLIALTERTVDENLDELHDDSVIIFDGDRTEFSDFEAPDDTVGLDVPLKSLAEDAGGAIMRNIVALGAVCAVTDFPIENLDESLEKRFGNKGESIVENNKEAARLGHEYVNEEYADVQATYELETTDNDYVLLNGDEAIGMGAIAAGCRFYAGYPITPATDVMEYLTGRIDQFGGHVVQAEDELSAINMALGAARAGARAMTATSGPGIDLMAETFGLVATSETPLVIANVMRSGPSTGMPTKQEQGDLNMMLYGGHGEIPRFVLAPTSVAECFHKTVEAFNLAEKYQLPVYLTADLSMAVTERTYEPDEFDMDEVEVDRGKLVDEDEISAWQNEKDQFKPHAVTADGISPRAVPGTEGGVHMSTGLEHDELGRRTEDTEVRVEQVDKRNQKVETAEEREDFDYREFGDSDADSLVISWGSNEGTIVEALDYLDDLDVRVLSVPYIFPRPDLTDDVQAADDVVVVEANATGQFADVVEHDTLERVDRINKYDGVDFKADELADEIKQTLEA; from the coding sequence ATGCACGACGACCTGAACTGGGCCATCGGCGGCGAAGCCGGCGATGGAATCGCGTCCACCGGGAAAATTTTCGCGCAGGCGCTGTCCCGCGCGGGTCGCCACGTCTTCACCTCGAAGGACTTCGCGTCCCGAATCCGCGGCGGCTACACCGCGTACAAGGTTCGCACGTCCGTCGACGAGGTGCAGAGCGTCGTCGACCGACTCGACGTCCTCATCGCGCTCACCGAGCGCACCGTCGACGAGAACCTCGACGAACTCCACGACGACTCCGTCATCATCTTCGACGGCGACCGCACGGAGTTCTCGGACTTCGAAGCCCCCGACGACACGGTCGGCCTCGACGTCCCCCTGAAGTCGCTGGCCGAGGACGCCGGCGGCGCCATCATGCGCAACATCGTCGCGCTGGGCGCCGTCTGCGCGGTCACCGACTTCCCCATCGAGAACCTCGACGAGTCCCTCGAGAAGCGCTTCGGGAACAAGGGCGAGAGCATCGTCGAGAACAACAAGGAGGCCGCCCGGCTCGGCCACGAGTACGTCAACGAGGAGTACGCCGACGTCCAGGCCACCTACGAGCTTGAGACCACGGACAACGACTACGTCCTGCTGAACGGCGACGAAGCCATCGGCATGGGCGCCATCGCCGCCGGCTGCCGGTTCTACGCCGGCTACCCCATCACGCCCGCGACGGACGTCATGGAGTACCTCACCGGCCGCATCGACCAGTTCGGCGGCCACGTCGTCCAGGCCGAGGACGAGCTCTCGGCCATCAACATGGCGCTGGGCGCCGCCCGCGCCGGCGCTCGCGCGATGACCGCGACCTCCGGCCCCGGCATCGACCTGATGGCGGAGACGTTCGGCCTCGTCGCCACCAGCGAGACGCCGCTGGTCATCGCGAACGTCATGCGTTCGGGCCCCTCCACGGGGATGCCCACCAAGCAGGAGCAGGGCGACCTCAACATGATGCTGTACGGCGGCCACGGCGAGATTCCGCGGTTCGTTCTCGCGCCCACGTCGGTCGCGGAGTGCTTCCACAAGACCGTCGAGGCGTTCAACCTCGCCGAGAAGTACCAGCTCCCCGTCTACCTCACCGCCGACCTCTCGATGGCGGTCACCGAGCGCACCTACGAGCCCGACGAGTTCGACATGGACGAGGTCGAAGTCGACCGCGGGAAGCTCGTCGACGAGGACGAGATTTCGGCGTGGCAGAACGAGAAAGACCAGTTCAAGCCCCACGCCGTCACCGCCGACGGCATCAGCCCGCGCGCGGTCCCCGGGACCGAGGGCGGCGTCCACATGTCCACCGGCCTCGAACACGACGAACTCGGGCGCCGGACCGAGGACACCGAGGTGCGCGTCGAACAGGTCGACAAGCGCAACCAGAAAGTCGAGACCGCCGAGGAACGAGAGGACTTCGACTACCGCGAGTTCGGCGACAGCGACGCCGACAGCCTCGTCATCTCGTGGGGCTCCAACGAGGGCACCATCGTCGAAGCGCTCGACTACCTCGACGACCTCGACGTGCGCGTGCTCTCGGTGCCGTACATCTTCCCGCGACCCGACCTCACCGACGACGTGCAGGCCGCCGACGACGTGGTCGTCGTCGAGGCCAACGCCACCGGCCAGTTCGCGGACGTCGTCGAACACGACACCCTCGAACGCGTCGACCGCATCAACAAGTACGACGGCGTCGACTTCAAGGCGGACGAACTCGCCGACGAAATCAAGCAGACACTGGAGGCCTAA
- a CDS encoding 2-oxoacid:ferredoxin oxidoreductase subunit beta has product MSSENVRFTDFKSDKQPTWCPGCGDFGTMNGMMKALAETGNSPDDTFVVAGIGCSGKIGTYMRSYALHGVHGRALPVGTGAKLANPDLEVMVAGGDGDGYSIGVGHFIHAVRRNVDITYVVMDNRIYGLTKGQASPTSRPDFETSTTPEGSKQQPVNPLALAMSAGGSFIAQSFSSDAMRHTEIVKEAIEHDGFSLVNTFSPCVTFNDVDTYDYFRDSLVDLSEEDDYDRHDYDQAKDAILDADKEYMGVLYQDENSTPYHEAHGVTENMAEIPDGAPDGATDLVREFY; this is encoded by the coding sequence ATGAGCTCAGAGAACGTCCGATTCACCGACTTCAAGTCCGACAAACAGCCGACGTGGTGTCCGGGATGCGGCGACTTCGGCACCATGAACGGCATGATGAAAGCGCTCGCGGAGACCGGCAACAGCCCCGACGACACGTTCGTCGTCGCTGGCATCGGTTGTTCCGGCAAAATCGGGACGTACATGCGCTCGTACGCGCTCCACGGCGTCCACGGGCGCGCGCTCCCGGTCGGCACCGGCGCGAAGCTCGCCAACCCCGACCTCGAAGTGATGGTCGCGGGCGGCGACGGCGACGGCTACTCCATCGGCGTCGGCCACTTCATCCACGCCGTCCGCCGGAACGTCGACATCACGTACGTCGTGATGGACAACCGCATCTACGGCCTCACCAAGGGGCAGGCCTCCCCGACCAGCCGGCCGGACTTCGAGACCTCCACCACGCCGGAGGGCTCCAAGCAGCAGCCGGTCAACCCGCTCGCGCTCGCGATGTCCGCCGGCGGCTCGTTCATCGCCCAGAGCTTCTCCTCTGACGCGATGCGCCACACGGAAATCGTCAAGGAAGCCATCGAACACGACGGGTTCAGCCTCGTCAACACGTTCAGCCCTTGCGTCACGTTCAACGACGTCGACACCTACGACTACTTCCGCGACAGCCTCGTTGACCTCTCCGAGGAAGACGACTACGACCGCCACGACTACGACCAGGCCAAGGACGCTATCCTCGACGCCGACAAGGAGTACATGGGCGTCCTCTACCAGGACGAGAACTCCACGCCGTACCACGAAGCCCACGGCGTCACCGAGAACATGGCCGAGATTCCCGACGGCGCCCCCGACGGCGCCACCGACCTCGTCCGGGAGTTCTACTAG
- a CDS encoding succinylglutamate desuccinylase/aspartoacylase family protein, translating into MTDSEPESFRYEGEVPPGEKRHVRYEIGETYLGDPVEMPVTILNGEAGGPTVGLVAGIHGDELNGVKVLQEVAAEYGPGDLHGTLVCLHVVNVPGYLAQQRDIPIYDQDLNRSFPGRERANTAERMAHEVYRRFVSQCDLVVDFHTSTRNRTTMYHVRADTLNPDVERLAAAFGANVILAGAGDDGSLRGTATRDGIPTITVEMGKAHRFQRPLVEKALEGVESVLAAYDALPDGEVAQPRWQEVLGGNQEKRWLRADTGGLVQMEWGPTPLVHEGETICTISDHFSTEEHVVEAPFTGILVGILENPVAAPGHPLCHLARIDADTHAEIEREIETGEFDGYRLLGLRWMGDGEEAE; encoded by the coding sequence ATGACAGACAGCGAGCCGGAGTCGTTCCGGTACGAGGGCGAGGTGCCGCCCGGGGAGAAGCGCCACGTGCGCTACGAAATCGGGGAGACGTACCTCGGCGACCCCGTGGAGATGCCGGTGACGATACTCAACGGCGAGGCCGGCGGACCGACCGTGGGGCTGGTCGCTGGCATCCACGGGGACGAACTGAACGGCGTGAAAGTGCTCCAGGAGGTCGCCGCCGAGTACGGCCCCGGCGACCTCCACGGAACGCTGGTCTGCCTGCACGTCGTCAACGTCCCGGGGTACCTCGCCCAGCAGCGCGACATCCCCATCTACGACCAGGACCTCAATCGCTCGTTTCCCGGGCGGGAGCGCGCGAACACCGCCGAGCGGATGGCCCACGAGGTCTACCGGCGGTTCGTCAGTCAGTGCGACCTCGTCGTGGACTTCCACACCTCGACGCGGAACCGGACGACGATGTACCACGTGCGGGCTGACACCTTGAACCCGGACGTCGAGCGCCTCGCGGCGGCGTTCGGCGCGAACGTAATTCTCGCGGGCGCGGGCGACGACGGGTCGCTTCGTGGGACCGCTACTCGGGACGGAATCCCCACCATCACCGTGGAGATGGGGAAGGCCCACCGCTTCCAGCGCCCGCTCGTCGAGAAGGCGCTGGAAGGCGTGGAGAGCGTGCTCGCGGCGTACGACGCGCTCCCGGACGGCGAGGTCGCACAGCCGCGGTGGCAGGAAGTGCTCGGCGGCAATCAGGAGAAGCGGTGGCTTCGAGCCGATACGGGCGGCCTCGTGCAGATGGAGTGGGGGCCGACGCCGCTGGTCCACGAGGGCGAGACCATCTGCACCATCAGCGACCACTTCAGCACCGAGGAGCACGTCGTCGAGGCGCCGTTCACGGGAATTCTCGTCGGGATACTGGAGAACCCGGTGGCGGCGCCCGGCCACCCGCTCTGTCACCTCGCGCGCATCGACGCCGACACGCACGCCGAAATCGAGCGCGAGATCGAGACCGGGGAGTTCGACGGCTACCGGCTGCTCGGCCTGCGGTGGATGGGCGACGGCGAGGAAGCCGAGTGA
- a CDS encoding digeranylgeranylglycerophospholipid reductase, whose translation MSEHYDVVVAGAGPAGAQCARDLAQRNYDVLVLEAEPEDGFPRQSNKSTAGTFASMTGAFGIPDDVVMQYTDEVVLESPNEHFVQTQPGAVLEFAEFKQWLVAEGREHGAEYRFDARVNNPIMDDGDIVGVQYDGDEEVYADIVVDATGPAAPLAKKLGVCDLQRQHQAVGIEWEMEGVDVDHPDFADLSNAMMLRLDHDVVPGGYSWIFHTGEDTAKVGLCYIQHERYQQYGDTSRSIDEHLEAWLDEDPRFENAERIADKQQHRGSAHIQMPDSFSTDNFMAIGDTVPTIDPLWGEGIHKGMESARAAAITADRCLMGTETDTSADAMSIYDDLWKSRVAPDMRRRLAMTQLLYLAPNDRYDRLMDDLNAMDVETLSEANEGGLRGISKLVHFDDLPLLARFAKQRLAER comes from the coding sequence ATGTCTGAGCACTACGACGTCGTCGTCGCCGGCGCCGGCCCGGCAGGAGCACAGTGCGCACGAGACCTCGCCCAGCGGAACTACGACGTCCTCGTCCTCGAAGCCGAACCCGAGGACGGGTTCCCGCGCCAGTCGAACAAGTCCACCGCGGGCACGTTCGCGTCGATGACCGGCGCGTTCGGGATTCCCGACGACGTCGTGATGCAGTACACCGACGAGGTCGTCCTCGAATCCCCGAACGAGCACTTCGTGCAGACCCAACCCGGCGCAGTGCTGGAGTTCGCGGAGTTCAAGCAGTGGCTCGTCGCGGAGGGCCGCGAGCATGGGGCCGAGTACCGCTTCGACGCGCGCGTGAACAACCCCATCATGGACGACGGCGACATCGTCGGCGTGCAGTACGACGGCGACGAGGAAGTGTACGCGGACATCGTCGTGGACGCGACGGGGCCGGCGGCGCCGCTCGCGAAGAAGCTCGGCGTCTGCGACCTCCAGCGGCAACACCAGGCGGTCGGCATCGAGTGGGAGATGGAGGGCGTCGATGTCGATCACCCGGACTTCGCGGACCTCTCGAACGCGATGATGTTGCGCCTCGACCACGACGTCGTCCCCGGCGGCTACTCGTGGATCTTCCACACGGGCGAGGACACGGCGAAGGTCGGGCTCTGCTACATCCAGCACGAGCGCTACCAGCAGTACGGCGACACGTCGCGGAGCATCGACGAACACCTCGAAGCGTGGCTCGACGAGGACCCGCGCTTCGAGAACGCCGAACGCATCGCGGACAAGCAACAGCACCGCGGCTCCGCGCACATCCAGATGCCCGACAGCTTCAGCACGGACAACTTCATGGCCATCGGCGACACCGTCCCCACCATCGACCCGCTGTGGGGGGAGGGCATCCACAAGGGGATGGAGTCCGCGCGCGCCGCCGCCATCACCGCGGACCGCTGCCTGATGGGGACGGAAACCGACACGTCCGCCGACGCGATGTCGATTTACGACGACCTCTGGAAGAGCCGGGTCGCCCCCGACATGCGCCGCCGGCTCGCGATGACCCAGCTCCTCTATCTCGCGCCGAACGACCGCTACGACCGCCTCATGGACGACCTCAACGCGATGGACGTGGAGACGCTCAGCGAGGCCAACGAGGGCGGACTGCGCGGAATCTCGAAGCTCGTTCACTTCGACGACCTCCCGCTGCTCGCGCGGTTCGCGAAGCAGCGCCTCGCGGAACGATAG
- a CDS encoding aldo/keto reductase — protein MSQNEQRRAPLANEMPMLGLGTWQNDDPEQCVESVRTALEAGYRHIDTAQTYGNEEDVGRGIAEADVDREDVFLATKVWIENLAHDDVISTTEESLEKLGVDAVDLLYVHWPAGEYDAEETLSALQQLKDDGLTDRIGVSNFEPRHLDEARDILGEDPFANQVELHPLLPQEELREYAEGRDLELVAYSPLARGEVFDQPEIQAVADKHGVSEAQVSLAWVREKGVTAIPKATSEAHIADNFESLGVDLDDEDVEKIDGIDAREREVDPGFAPWN, from the coding sequence ATGTCTCAGAACGAGCAGCGACGCGCACCGCTGGCGAACGAGATGCCGATGCTCGGGCTCGGCACGTGGCAGAACGACGACCCCGAGCAGTGCGTCGAGAGCGTCCGCACGGCGCTGGAAGCCGGCTACCGCCACATCGACACCGCGCAGACGTACGGTAACGAGGAGGACGTCGGTCGCGGCATCGCCGAGGCCGACGTCGACCGCGAGGACGTCTTCCTCGCGACGAAGGTGTGGATCGAGAACCTCGCGCACGACGACGTGATTTCGACGACCGAGGAGAGCCTGGAGAAGCTCGGCGTGGACGCCGTGGACCTCCTGTACGTCCACTGGCCGGCCGGCGAGTACGACGCCGAGGAGACGCTGTCGGCGCTCCAGCAGCTCAAAGACGACGGTCTCACCGACCGCATCGGCGTGAGCAACTTCGAGCCCCGTCATCTCGATGAGGCCCGCGACATCCTCGGCGAGGACCCGTTCGCGAACCAGGTCGAACTCCACCCGCTGCTCCCCCAGGAGGAGCTCCGGGAGTACGCCGAGGGTCGGGACCTCGAACTCGTCGCGTACTCGCCGCTCGCGCGCGGCGAGGTCTTCGACCAGCCCGAGATTCAGGCCGTCGCCGACAAGCACGGCGTCAGCGAGGCGCAGGTCAGCCTCGCGTGGGTTCGCGAGAAGGGCGTCACCGCCATCCCGAAGGCCACCAGCGAGGCCCACATCGCGGACAACTTCGAGAGCCTCGGCGTCGACCTCGACGACGAGGACGTCGAGAAAATCGACGGCATCGACGCCCGCGAGCGCGAAGTCGACCCCGGCTTCGCCCCGTGGAACTGA